TCCAGTGGAACTGGCCTCGTGATGGGCACCGGACACAAGTGGCCACGTGAGCAGGTCTGCATCTTTGGAGGACAGCTCCCTGTGAAACGGCTTGTTATACCACATGGGGACTTGACGGAGTTCTCCAAGGCCTGATTCCAGGACCGGCTCATctctgcctgctggccagccTCTCCTGCTGGCAGGAAGACCTGCTCCCTCTGTCCCCTGCCGGGAAGTGCTCTGGTTTCCTGCATTcccctttccttcatttctgcACTAGCTTTTGGCCCCTTCGGTCTGTATGGGTAACAAACGGGGGTGTCCTGTGAGAAGGAGGGGTTTAGGGGCACAGGCTCTGAGGCCCCCTCAGCCCTGGTGTGTCTGCTTTTCCCCCCAACCTGTTGAAGAATCTGACCTCACGCTTGACCTTCCCAACTCTCAGTCTTCCTCCGCCAAAGCTCTTGCCCCCCGGCCTCCGTACATTGGAGAAATGGAGTCTCTGTGAGAATCACCCTGTGCAGTCAGCATGCAGGAGGTATGAGGGGTGAGGAAACGTCCAGTGAGCTGTCTCTTCACCCTGTCGTTCTTCCCGCAGGAGGGATATCAGTGACCCACACCGGCCTCCCTATCATGGTCTGTCTGGCCAACACGCCTGTCTCCTTTAGCTGCAGAATCAACCATCAGGACACCCCAGAATTCAAGGACTTCACTGTTAGCTTCTTTCACGAAGATCTCCACGGCAAGAGAAGCTTGGAGAAGCCGGTTGACTGCCAACACAGTCCTGGCACGGGGAATCAAACCCTGGATTGCGTGGTTAAACTCAGCCTGCCAAATGCATCGGCCACAGGCACTTATTACTACTTAGTCCAAGGGCGCGGCATCTCGGCGCAGGGCAGTGGCACCTTCATCCTGGTTAGAGGTAAGGCCTCCTCTTGATCCTTCCAGGGAGAATGAAGTGCGAGGGCCACCCAGCAGTTCCTCTGCCTTGCCTTCTAGCTTTGCAAACAGAGCAGAAGCATGCCCCCCACTCCCGGAAACCCCTGCCCTGCAGGTGTACCCGGCACCCACCTTTGTGTTCAAAGAGATGGGGCCTAGTGTGTGAATCTGCCTCTAGCCACCTTGGACAAGTGACTCAAGAGATCACTCAACCCGTCTGTGCCAGAATCCCATTGGCAGTACAGGGCAGTGTGGGGttaggcatgtgcacatgtggactTGTAGGTGCCTTGCTTGAGGGAACATTTGCTTTACACCATTCTGGAAGTAATTCCTAGTTATCATTCTCAATGGCGTGAGACTCCCAAATTAAGAGCAAGCTGTGGTCAAAGCCCTGGTTCTTTCTCTACCCACTTCTGTGAGTCCCACTGGAAGGGGCTGGGGACTTTGGAACCCCACAGCCCTGGGTTTGCCTTCCTCTCTTACTGCTTGCCTGGATGTGCCCTTGGGCCTGGCCTTCAAGGCAGTACTCTGCCCATCAAAGACTTCAGCAATGTTGGACAGGGTAGCCTGTGAGGGCTGCTGCCTGGGCACTTGCTAAGTAACTGTTATGGGCCCAGAAGTGGGTCTCCTCTGTAAGTCTCTGCTAGCCAgatggaggcagggaaggagggtgGAGGGAAGCTCAGGCGGAGGGGAGTTTGCTCCCTGTCTACCCCTGGTGTAACTGTCCTGGTCAGTCCCAGTAGACGCTGTCTCCCTCAGCCCTCACAACACGCACTCATATGGCCGTTATTTCAGACACAGGGAAGGAGGCCCCCAGAGAAGATATGATTCACCAGGATCCCCTAGGCAGCCCTCAGTGATGCCAGCTCACGGAGGCAGGGCCATTAAAGGAGCAAATGACCTAGTCCTGTCCTTAGAGTACCACGGCAgtcaacacacagagaaacaaagccaAGGCCCTGAAGGGTCTCAGGGGACCCTGACAAGGTCAGGAATTGTAGAGAGCTAGAAATGGGTAAAGGGCAACTTGGAGCTTCGGGGCTAGGGGCTGGTGGGTCAGGTAGGCCTCCATTTCTCCTGGGAAACttactctctgctccctgctctcctccctcccacccagaCACAGCATACCAGCCACCTTCATTCAAGCTCCAGGAGGCCCTGTTGTTTGGCTTTACTGGCCTGCTGAGTGTCCTGAGTGTGCTGGGCACAGCCCTACTGCTTTGGAAGAAGGTGAGGACCAAGCGGACACCTAACACACTACACTGAGTTTTCTTCCATCCACACCATGGACCTGGGGAGGCGTCTGGGACCAGAGGGGCTGCCCCTGTCCCATAGGGCATCCTAGGCCCTGAGAAGGACACTCTATCAGCCCACAGGCCCACTTTGACCCAGTTGAAAGAAATAGGGCCTCTTTAGACTTTCCCAGGTTACTCATCCCTTGAAGAATCCGGCAGAGGATGCAGGCTCCCATGATGTTCCCAGAcaatgcctccccccccccccccccgcagataGCCAGCCATgtacaaggttaaaaaaaaaaacctaaaagatgCTGTGTTCCTGGCCCACCCACACACATCTCCTGTGCTCCCTGCCATAGCTCTGTGAGGACATTTCTTGCCATCTCACAGCCCCCAagagtgaggctcagagaggttgtgATTTGCCCGTGGTCACACAGTAAGCACAGGACAGAGTAAGGGCTGGCGTGTACATGAAGGGGAGAGTTTGCTCCCGCTCTCGGCCTGCCTGTTTCCTGTTCATGGTGACTGCCTAGGAGAACCACTCCCCACTGGGGCACCCCTCATTCTTACCTTCTCGCAGTGGTCTTTTGCTCTATGCCTgttccctgcctcagcctgtgaCATGGGACCCTGCACTTAGTAGGTACTCAGCAGATATCTGCTGAAGGAATTATATGCAGAGTCTTTTCATAGTTATTAGTAAATACATGGATTAACTTCTTAAGTGAGTCTTAGCCGAGTACCTACTATGCACCAGATGTTATCCCAGAGGTTAGGGATCCAGTGGGAACACAAAAGACCAAAATCTCAAGATAGCCTGCTTGGCAGTCAGTCGGGGCTGGGGCAGGGGCATGAGACCACTACTCCAGGCTAGGCTTATACTCTAactcctgcccccgccccccacgCGCCCAAGCCAGCTCCTCGAGCTTGGACAGAGTACTCAATCCCTCCCTGCCTCAACTGAGATCTCCCCAGTGGAGATTCCAAGTGAAGGCAATTCCAAGCATCCTGGCGGTGGACAGAAGGGTGGGGGTGAGAGGCACTGAAGTGGACCTGAGTTACGTTAGCACCAGCTAACTCTCCCGAGAAGATGATGGCCACCGTGACTTCCGCCGTGGGGGCAGGTGTGATGGCTCCGCCTggctgggatgtgtgtgtgtgtgtgtgtgtgtgtgtgtgtgtgtgtgtgtgtgtgtgtgtgtaagacagccCTGGAAGATCCTGGGCACTTTTCTCAGAGCCCTTCTGTGCACCTGGGTGACTATCTGTCTTGGGGCTTACGGTTTCATCCATTGATAAGCTGCTAGACCCCTCCCCAAGCTTCAGATCTCAGTATGGTGAACGTGGTGACTCATATGTACTGGGCGTAGGACATCTCCACCTCACATGACTGAAAGAACACGCTTCAGGACCTTAAGCCTCCTGAGGGCTTAGGATTAAACCCTGGAGCTGTGTGTGGCCGGTCCACACACTCCCACATCCAGTCCCTCAGCCTATGCAGGGTCCAGCCCCTTCTCCCTGGCTCTGGCTTGGGCCCCACTACCCTCTTCAGGTTCCTTGCTTGCTTCCTCTCAATCCACTATCCAACCCCTGGCTTCCACATTTCCATGTCTCCCCGCCTGAGTGAAGCCCCCTACGGGACAGGGACTTGATATCCCTGGTGCCTGCcagagcctggcacatagtaggtgctggTGGAAGGAATCATGGGACATGTACATGCCGGTTCCTAACAGATGAGTAGGTACGGGCTGGGGCACAAGGGGGGCAATGTGGCATTATGGCTGCCATTTCAAAGCGGGGAAACTGAGGTCTAACAAGCCTCTTGGGCAGCTCCTGGCAGTGTACAGAGAGCTAGATCTCAGCTCAGGCCTGCTGACCCTCACTGCAGCCTACTGGGGAGAGGAAACGTGGGCAACAGAGAGCTGGGCACTATGGGAGAAGCCACGATGGCTAGCTCAT
This genomic interval from Peromyscus eremicus chromosome 20, PerEre_H2_v1, whole genome shotgun sequence contains the following:
- the Nfam1 gene encoding NFAT activation molecule 1, producing MESRLLWCGARAGCLHPPSWLSAWWFLRLLLVPWILQLAGGISVTHTGLPIMVCLANTPVSFSCRINHQDTPEFKDFTVSFFHEDLHGKRSLEKPVDCQHSPGTGNQTLDCVVKLSLPNASATGTYYYLVQGRGISAQGSGTFILVRDTAYQPPSFKLQEALLFGFTGLLSVLSVLGTALLLWKKKQMSVLGKYITRTCPAPKSANRTTKPPAESIYTGLQPREAEVYACIEGETGSPVSSQSPPSKDKLNRFEEDNEFNLVYENL